The nucleotide sequence ACGTGAACGTGGAGCTCGCCCTGGACGCCTACTTCCTGGGCGCCCTGGATGCTCCCTGGGAAGAGGCCCTGTGAGACTCGTCGGAGTTCGCTTCAAGAAGGCTTGCCGCGTCTACACCTTCGACGCGGGAGAGCTGGAGTGCGGCCTGGGGGACTGGCTGGTGGTGGAGACCGAGCGGGGCATGGCGCTGGGGCAGGTGGCCGCCCCCCCCCGAGAGGCCTCCCAGGCTCCTCCGAGCCTGCGCAAGGTGCTGCGCCGGGCCGAGGACCGGGACATCCTGCGCTACGAGCAGAACTGCGAGCTCGAAGGGTACGCCCACCAGTTCTGCACCGAGCGCATCCGGGAGACGGGGCTCCCCATGAAGCTCGTGGACGTGGAGTATCTCTTCGACGGCTCCAAGGCCATCTTCTATTTCACGTCCGAGAGCCGGGTGGACTTTCGCGACCTGGTGCGCGACCTGGCGCGCCAGTTCCATACCCGCATCGAGATGCGGCAGATCGGGGTGCGCGACGAGGCCAAGCTCGTGGGCGGCGTGGGGTGCTGCGGCAGGGAGCTGTGCTGCGCCACCTTTCTCACCGACTTCGCCCCCATCAGCGTACGCATGGCCAAGGATCAGAACGTCTCCCTGAATCCCGGGAAAATATCCGGCATCTGCGGCCGCCTCATGTGCTGTCTCTCCTACGAGCACCAGATGTACCGGAAGCTCGGCCAGGAGATGCCCAAGCTCGGCAAGGTCGTGCAGACGCCCCGGGGAGAGGGGCGGGTGGTGCGGCGCAACGTGCTCGAGGGCACCTTCGTGCTGGCCGGGGAGGGGCGGGAGTTCGAGGTCACGGTGGACGAGTACCACGGGCGCGTGTCCGTGCTTCCAGAGGAGCCCCTGCCGGAGGAGCCTGTCGATGCCCCTGCCGAGGGGCGCCCGCGGCAGGGGCGGCCTCGCCGGGAGAGACCCGGTCGGCCCGAGCGAAGGGACCGGGCGCCCCGGGAGGGGCAGCTACGACCGGAGGGCCAGCCCCGGCCGGAGGGCCAGAATGCAGCGGCGCAACCCCACACGGGTGCTCCCGAGCCCGCAGCCACCGCCGCCGAGCCCCAGGGCAGTGGCGCCGGGCAGACGCCGGCGGTTGCCCCCGCTGAATCCCCGGTCGTGACCTCCGGGGAGGAGCGCGGCCCCGGGAGCCGCCGCAGGCGGAGCCGCCGCAAGCGCAAAGGTCCCCCACCCGCCGAGAGGAAGAGCGATGGCTGAGACCTTCTACGTCACGACGCCCATCTATTACGTCAACGACGTGCCCCACATCGGCCACGCCTACACCACCGTAGCCTGCGATGCCCTGGCCCGGTACAAGCGGGCGGCGGGCTGCCGGGTGTTCTTCCTCACGGGCACCGACGAGCACGGCCAGAAGGTGGAGAAAGCCGCCGCAGAGCGGGGGGAGAAGCCCATCGACCTGGCGGACCGGGTGGTGACGCGCTTCCAAAAGCTCTGGGAAACGCTGGAAATCTCCCACACCCGGTTCGTTCGCACCACCGAGGAGGCCCACCGGCGCTCCGTGCACGAGCTCTTCCGCCGCATCCAGGCCCGGGGCGACGCCTACCTGGGGGAGTACGAGGATTGGTATTGCACCCCCTGTGAGACCTTCTGGACCGAGAGCCAGCTCATGGAGGGCAACTGTCCCGACTGCAACCGGCCCACCGAGCGATTGAAGGAGCCCAGCTACTTCTTTCGCATGTCGAAGTACCAGCAGGCGCTCCTCGACCACATCGACCGGCACCCCGACTTCGTCCAGCCGGTGAGCCGGAGAAACGAGATCGTCTCCTTCGTGAAGGAGGGCCTGCGCGACCTCTCCATCTCGCGCACGAGCTTCTCCTGGGGCATCCCCGTGCCGGGGGACCCCGAGCACGTGATCTACGTGTGGTTCGACGCCCTCATCAACTACATCACGGGCCTGGGGTTTCCCGACGAAGGGGGCGACTTCGCCGCCTTCTGGCCCCAGGCCGTCCACGTGATCGGCAAGGACATCCTGCGCTTCCACACCGTCTACTGGCCCACCTTCCTCCTGAGCGCCGGCCTGCCGCTTCCCCGGAAGGTCTTTGCCCACGGGTGGTGGACGGTGGAGGGCAAGAAGATGTCCAAGAGCCTCGGCAACGTGGTGGACCCGGGGGCCATGGCGGCCGAGTACGGGGTGGACGCCTTCCGGTATTTTCTGCTCCGGGAGGTGCCGTTCGGGCTCGACGGCGACTTCAGCCGCGAAGCCCTGATCCACCGGATCAACGCGGACCTGGCCAACGACCTCGGGAACCTGGTCTCCCGGGTGCTGGCCATGCTCGACAAGTACCGCCAGGGGGTCGTCCCGCGGGTCGTCTCCTTCGGGAGCGAGGCCCTGGACGAGGAGCTGCGCGACAGCCTCACGGGCGTCCTGGAGGCCGTGGACCAGGCCATGGGGGAGCTGGCCTTCCACAAGGCGCTCACTGCGATCTGGGGATACGTGGGCCTCGTGAACCGGTACGTGGACGCCACCGCGCCCTGGACCCTGGCCAAGGACCCGGGACGGGCCGGCCGGCTCGACCAGGTTCTCTACAACGCCTGCGAGGCCCTGCGGGCGGTGGGGCTCCTGGTCTTCCCGTTCCTGCCCAAGACCGGGCGGGAGCTGTGGCGGCGGCTGGGGGTGCAGCGACCCGCCGACGAGGGGCGGCTCGAGGAGCTCCGGGACTGGGGCGGCCTGCCCGCAGGGGTGCAGACCGAGCGGGGGGAGAGCCTCTTTCCCCGGATCGAGCGGGCGTGATCGTCGACACCCATGCCCACCTCACCGAGGCGGGCCTGCGCGCCGACCTCCCGGGCGTCCTCGCCCGAGCCCGGGATGCGGGGGTGGGGGCGGTCATAACGGTGGGGGTCGACCCGAGGGACAGCCGGGCGGCGGTGGCACTGGCCCGGGCGAACCCGGGGGTGTGGGCCACGGTGGGGGTGCACCCCCACGACGCGGCGGGTCTGACCGGGGCGGACCTGGACGACCTGGCGGACCTGGCCCGCGCCCCCGAGGTGGTGGCCTGGGGGGAGGTGGGCCTCGACTTCTACCGCAACCGCTCTCCCCGGGCCGACCAGGAGCGGTGGTTTCGGGAGCAGGTGGTGCGTGCCCGGGAGCTGGGGCTTCCCCTGGTGGTCCACGACCGGGAGGCCCACGCCGAGACCCTTGGGATCCTCCGGGACGAGGCCCGGGGGGGGCTGCGGGGCGTCTTCCACTGCTTTTCGGGGGACGAGGCCTTCGCCCGGGAAGTGCTGGCCCTGGGGTTCCACCTCTCGATCCCGGGGACCGTGACGTACCCGCGCAACGAGGAGCTCCGGCGGGTGGTGGCCGCGGCGCCCCTGGAACGGGTGCTCCTGGAAACGGACTGCCCCTACCTGACGCCCGAGCCCCTGCGGGGCAAGCGCAACGAGCCGGCGTTCGTCGTCCACACGGCCGGGGAGGTCGCCCGCCTGCGGGGCCTCGAGCTCGAAGACGTGGCCCGGGTCACCACGCGGGCCAGCCGGGAGCTCTTCGGGGTGGGAGAGGCCGAGGGCCCCCGGCTCGCGTACCCGATCCGCCGCAGCCTCTACCTGAACGTGACGGACCGGTGCACCAACCGGTGCGCGTTTTGCGCCAAGAACAGGTCGCGGGAGGTCAAGGGCCACGACCTGACCCTGGCCCGGGAGCCCGGGGTGGAGGAGGTCCTCTCGGCGGTGGAGGGGGAGGGGGGTGCCGCCGCCTGGGATGAGGTGGTCTTCTGCGGCTTCGGTGAGCCCCTGCTGCGGCTCGACGCCGTGCTGGCCCTGGCCCGGGAGCTCCGCCGCCGGGGCGCCCGCCGCATCCGGGTCAACACCGACGGGCTCGCGAGCCTCGTCCACGGGCGCGACGTGGCCGCCGAGCTCGCGGGGCTAGTGGACGCCGTATCCGTGAGCCTCAACGCCCCCGACGCGGCGACCTACGAGCGGCTGTGCCGGCCGGCGGTGGAAGGGGCCTACCCGGCGGTGCTCGCCTTCCTGCGCCGGGCCCGGGAGTGCCTGCCCGAGGTGACGGCTACGGTCGTGGCGGTGCCCGGAATCGACCTGGAGGCCTGCCGGCGGGTGGCACACGAGCTGGGAGTGGGGTTTCGGGTTCGAGAATACGACGAGGTGGGGTAGGCGCGGCAGGGGGGAGGGCGCCGGCAGTGTGCGTTGCGGGAAGACCGAAGGGCCGTCTCTCGCAAAGGCGCAAAGCGCGCAAAGAATAGCGATGATGATGACGAGGAAGCACGACAACTCCTACAGCGGATCCAGGGGGCGCTACTTGGATCCACAGCGAGCGAGGAAGACTCCGTTCTCGCCATTCTTGGCGTTCTTTGCGCCTTTGCGAGAGCCGGGTTTCGTCGCAGTGTCCGGACGGAGGGTCCCATGAGTCGTTCCCCCATGACCCGCGACGGGTATGCGCGCATCCGGGAGGAGCTGGAGAAGCTCAAGCGGGAGGACCGGGTGCAGATCATCAAGGAGATCCAGGCCGCCCGATCCCACGGCGACATCTCGGAAAACGCCGAGTACCACGCGGCCCGGGAGAAACAGGGGTGGATCGAGGCCAAGATCCGCGACCTGGAGACGCGCCTGGCGAGCTCGGAGATCGTCGACGTGAGCCCCGGCCCCAAAGAACGGGTGGTCTTCGGCGCCTGGGTGCGCCTGGAGGACGTGGAGACCGGGGAGGAGAAGGTCTACCACATCGTCGGGCCCCACGAGTCCGACGTGGACCAGGGCCGCATCTCCATCTCGTCCCCCCTGGGCCGGGCCATGCTCGGCAAGGAAACCGGAGAAGAGGTCGTGGTGAAGGCGCCCGGCCGCACGATGCAGTACGAGGTGCTGGAGATCTTCGACTGACCGAGAGAAGAAACGAAGAACGGAGGAACCCATGACCGCCCCGAAGCCCGTTTTCGAGACCGAGCTCTCCGGCCTGCGGCGGGTGAGCCGCGGCAAGGTGCGCGACATCTACGACCTGGGCAGCGAGCTCCTCATCGTCACGAGCGACCGCCTCTCGGCCTTCGACGTGGTGCTGCCCACCCCGATCCCGGGCAAGGGGGAGGTGCTCACCCGCCTCTCGGCCCACTGGTTCGGGCGCACCCGAGACCTGGTTCCCAACCACCTCCTCTCCGTGGACCTGGACGACTTTCCCCCCGAGACGCGGCCCCACGCCGAGGTCCTGCGGGGGCGGAGCATGCTCGCGCGCAAGGCCAAGCC is from Thermodesulfobacteriota bacterium and encodes:
- a CDS encoding stage 0 sporulation family protein; this translates as MRLVGVRFKKACRVYTFDAGELECGLGDWLVVETERGMALGQVAAPPREASQAPPSLRKVLRRAEDRDILRYEQNCELEGYAHQFCTERIRETGLPMKLVDVEYLFDGSKAIFYFTSESRVDFRDLVRDLARQFHTRIEMRQIGVRDEAKLVGGVGCCGRELCCATFLTDFAPISVRMAKDQNVSLNPGKISGICGRLMCCLSYEHQMYRKLGQEMPKLGKVVQTPRGEGRVVRRNVLEGTFVLAGEGREFEVTVDEYHGRVSVLPEEPLPEEPVDAPAEGRPRQGRPRRERPGRPERRDRAPREGQLRPEGQPRPEGQNAAAQPHTGAPEPAATAAEPQGSGAGQTPAVAPAESPVVTSGEERGPGSRRRRSRRKRKGPPPAERKSDG
- the metG gene encoding methionine--tRNA ligase, with amino-acid sequence MAETFYVTTPIYYVNDVPHIGHAYTTVACDALARYKRAAGCRVFFLTGTDEHGQKVEKAAAERGEKPIDLADRVVTRFQKLWETLEISHTRFVRTTEEAHRRSVHELFRRIQARGDAYLGEYEDWYCTPCETFWTESQLMEGNCPDCNRPTERLKEPSYFFRMSKYQQALLDHIDRHPDFVQPVSRRNEIVSFVKEGLRDLSISRTSFSWGIPVPGDPEHVIYVWFDALINYITGLGFPDEGGDFAAFWPQAVHVIGKDILRFHTVYWPTFLLSAGLPLPRKVFAHGWWTVEGKKMSKSLGNVVDPGAMAAEYGVDAFRYFLLREVPFGLDGDFSREALIHRINADLANDLGNLVSRVLAMLDKYRQGVVPRVVSFGSEALDEELRDSLTGVLEAVDQAMGELAFHKALTAIWGYVGLVNRYVDATAPWTLAKDPGRAGRLDQVLYNACEALRAVGLLVFPFLPKTGRELWRRLGVQRPADEGRLEELRDWGGLPAGVQTERGESLFPRIERA
- a CDS encoding TatD family hydrolase, which gives rise to MIVDTHAHLTEAGLRADLPGVLARARDAGVGAVITVGVDPRDSRAAVALARANPGVWATVGVHPHDAAGLTGADLDDLADLARAPEVVAWGEVGLDFYRNRSPRADQERWFREQVVRARELGLPLVVHDREAHAETLGILRDEARGGLRGVFHCFSGDEAFAREVLALGFHLSIPGTVTYPRNEELRRVVAAAPLERVLLETDCPYLTPEPLRGKRNEPAFVVHTAGEVARLRGLELEDVARVTTRASRELFGVGEAEGPRLAYPIRRSLYLNVTDRCTNRCAFCAKNRSREVKGHDLTLAREPGVEEVLSAVEGEGGAAAWDEVVFCGFGEPLLRLDAVLALARELRRRGARRIRVNTDGLASLVHGRDVAAELAGLVDAVSVSLNAPDAATYERLCRPAVEGAYPAVLAFLRRARECLPEVTATVVAVPGIDLEACRRVAHELGVGFRVREYDEVG
- the greA gene encoding transcription elongation factor GreA — translated: MSRSPMTRDGYARIREELEKLKREDRVQIIKEIQAARSHGDISENAEYHAAREKQGWIEAKIRDLETRLASSEIVDVSPGPKERVVFGAWVRLEDVETGEEKVYHIVGPHESDVDQGRISISSPLGRAMLGKETGEEVVVKAPGRTMQYEVLEIFD